A genomic stretch from Arachis stenosperma cultivar V10309 chromosome 3, arast.V10309.gnm1.PFL2, whole genome shotgun sequence includes:
- the LOC130966337 gene encoding uncharacterized protein LOC130966337 yields the protein MNTLNSQPASSTALSSQPLPNPKGGINAITLRSGTTLPERSHDEPRLKENIQVRDAVEVEDAEEEEKVQDMIAEEATQPENSTSKAAEATRDTIPIPFPHLARKSRKQMELDPKMVEIFKKVEVTIPLFDAIHSISALMGDIAEKYSDPGPCMVTCTIDGIQIFDCMCDLGACVSIMPLSVYDALGLPPLKRLSAHFVLADKSIISVVGIAEDVLMIIKGLTFPIDFYILEMPPNDSGKLSSVLLGRPFLKISEFKLDAYSETYSFEIDGRTVSFNLDEVMRHPPEDHSIFQCD from the exons ATGAATACACTCAACAGTCAACCTGCAAGCTCTACTGCACTTTCATCTCAACCTTTACCCAACCCTAAGGgaggcatcaatgccatcactttGAGGTCTGGAACCACACTGCCAGAGCGGAGTCATGATGAGCCAAGATTAAAGGAGAACATTCAGGTTAGAGATGCTGTTGAGGTAGAAGATgctgaagaggaagagaaggTACAAGACATGATTGCAGAAGAAGCAACTCAACCAGAGAATAGCACATCAAAAGCAGCTGAAGCTACGAGAGACACTATCCCTATCCCCTTTCCACATCTTGCAAGGAAATCCAGGAAGCAGATGGAGCtcgatcccaaaatggtagaaatctttAAAAAGGTAGAAGTAACTATTCCCCTTTTTGATGCCATTCA ctctatatctgctttaatgggtgATATAGCAGAAAAATATAGTGATCCAGGTCCATGCATGGTTACTTGTACTATTGATGGTATTCAAATTTttgactgcatgtgtgatttggGTGCATGTGTGAGTATTATGCcattatctgtatatgatgctttggggctccctcccttaaaaaggttgTCAGCACATTTTGTTTTGGCAGATAAAAGCATAATCTCTGTAGTTGGAATTGCTGAGGACGTTCTCATGATCATTAAGGGGTTGACATTCCCTATTGACTTTTATATTTTGGAGATGCCCCCTAATGACTCAGGAAAACTTTCATCTgtcctacttggaagaccatttctGAAAATCTCAGAATTTAAGCTGGACGCCTACTCAGAAACCTACTCTTTTGAGATAGATGGCAGAACAGTGAGCTTCAATCTGGATGAAGTTATGAGACACCCACCGGAAGATCACTCCATCTTCCAGTGCGACTGA